In bacterium, the following proteins share a genomic window:
- the cobS gene encoding adenosylcobinamide-GDP ribazoletransferase: MRQFLTTIGLLTIIPVKTYQTEDLARSMVFFPLVGLLIGGFLVGVRFFSLQLFPPDLVSVLVIAAWVAITGCLHLDGFCDTIDGLAGGRSKEEIFRIIEESAVGCKGVVAVVCLLLIKTFALSANTSSGLLIAPTMGRWAMVAGAATSSYPKSSGLGRLFVGQVKRREFLWATLIMMGIGFSLFGLSFFYLLATTSGITWLFSLYLKKRVGGFTGDTLGALSEVIEVATLLSIVPLSKR; the protein is encoded by the coding sequence ATGAGGCAATTCCTCACAACCATAGGGCTTCTAACCATCATCCCTGTTAAGACCTATCAAACAGAGGATCTAGCCAGATCAATGGTCTTCTTCCCTTTGGTTGGTTTATTAATCGGTGGATTCTTGGTGGGAGTGAGATTCTTCAGCCTTCAACTTTTTCCTCCTGACCTTGTCTCTGTTTTGGTGATAGCAGCCTGGGTAGCCATCACTGGCTGCCTACATTTAGATGGCTTCTGCGATACCATAGATGGCTTAGCAGGAGGGAGAAGCAAAGAGGAAATCTTTAGGATAATAGAGGAGTCTGCTGTAGGCTGCAAAGGAGTGGTGGCAGTGGTCTGTCTGCTTTTGATAAAGACCTTTGCTCTTTCAGCAAATACAAGTTCTGGCCTGCTCATTGCCCCAACTATGGGGCGATGGGCTATGGTGGCAGGAGCAGCAACATCTTCCTATCCCAAGTCTTCTGGCTTGGGAAGACTATTTGTTGGCCAAGTAAAAAGAAGGGAATTCCTTTGGGCAACCCTGATAATGATGGGAATAGGGTTTTCCTTATTTGGCCTGAGTTTCTTCTACCTCTTGGCAACAACATCAGGGATAACCTGGTTATTCAGCCTCTATCTCAAAAAGAGAGTAGGTGGTTTTACAGGAGATACCTTGGGTGCCCTATCTGAGGTGATTGAGGTTGCAACACTTTTATCTATTGTTCCTTTATCTAAAAGATGA